In Cytophagales bacterium, one genomic interval encodes:
- a CDS encoding type B 50S ribosomal protein L31, which yields MKKDIHPQYKEVVFLDTSSGFQFLTRSTMTSKETVKWEDGKSYPLIKVEVSSASHPFFTGQKMFVDTAGRVEKFKRRYEKKKPATDSKQ from the coding sequence ATGAAAAAAGATATTCACCCTCAATATAAAGAAGTAGTATTTTTAGACACTTCCAGTGGTTTTCAATTCTTAACCAGATCAACAATGACCTCTAAAGAAACTGTAAAATGGGAAGACGGAAAATCCTATCCGTTAATTAAGGTAGAAGTTTCTTCTGCATCACATCCCTTTTTTACAGGTCAAAAGATGTTTGTTGATACTGCTGGTAGGGTTGAGAAATTCAAAAGGAGATATGAAAAGAAAAAGCCTGCAACAGACAGTAAGCAGTAG